In Aspergillus fumigatus Af293 chromosome 4, whole genome shotgun sequence, one genomic interval encodes:
- a CDS encoding SMP-30/gluconolactonase/LRE family protein — MAGFQKWTVTEPYIDIAGTLLEGPFHDEARNEFRFVDIWDQKLYILDLAKGPDSLKVIDTASPLGVTANIANGGDDHKDLIVVAAKHGYALADRNTGQLSYIRKVWDEQEDPEKARRMRFNDGAVDSHGRFWAGSMNDPKVQKPTNEGVLFRLDPDLQLHRMVEGVSIPNGIGWNLRDDTMYFTDSPTAKIFAFDFDASTGTISNRRVHYDVGEPMEPDGFAIDEEGCIWSAIYGGGKIIRISPEGKLIGEISFPTRNITCPTFVGTELFVTTAKDDVNDEQFPESVRYGGRVYRIDVGVRGKPKNEFRFQK, encoded by the exons ATGGCCGGATTTCAGAAGTGGACGGTCACTGAG CCCTACATCGACATAGCAGGTACCCTGCTCGAGGGCCCATTTCACGATGAGGCCAGAAACGAGTTTCGTTTTGTCGACATCTGGGACCAGAAGTTGTACATTCTTGATTTAGCCAAGGGTCCGGATTCTTTAAAAGTAATAGAcacagcttctcctcttgG TGTCACCGCCAATATAGCGAATGGCGGAGATGATCACAAGGATCTAATAGTCGTAGCCGCCAAACACGGCTATGCCCTTGCTGACCGCAACACTGGGCAGCTGTCGTACATCCGCAAGGTCTGGGACGAGCAGGAGGACCCGGAGAAAGCCCGTCG AATGCGTTTCAATGACGGAGCCGTCGACAGTCATGGGCGGTTCTGGGCCGGATCGATGAATGATCCCAAAGTCCAGAAACCAACCAACGAGGGCGTCTTGTTCAGGCTGGACCCCGACCTGCAGTTGCATCGTATGGTCGAAGGGGTGTCCATTCCCAACGGGATCGGCTGGAACCTCCGAGACGACACCATGTACTTTACCGACTCGCCCACGGCGAAGATCTTCGcctttgactttgacgcCAGCACGGGAACTATCAGTAACCGCAGAGTGCACTATGATGTTGGCGAGCCTATGGAACCCGATGGTTTCgccatcgacgaggaaggaTGCATCTGGAGCGCGATTTACGGGGGCGGGAAGATCATCCGCATCTCCCCGGAGGGCAAGCTTATTGGCGAGATCTCATTCCCAACCAGGAACATCACCTGTCCAACCTTTGTAGGTACCGAACTATTTGTCACCACGGCCAAAGACGATGTCAACGATGAGCAATTCCCAGAGTCTGTCCGTTATGGTGGGCGGGTCTATCGAATTGACGTGGGGGTTAGGGGCAAGCCGAAAAACGAGTTCCGGTTCCAGAAGTAG